Proteins found in one Oryza glaberrima chromosome 4, OglaRS2, whole genome shotgun sequence genomic segment:
- the LOC127771191 gene encoding 4-hydroxy-tetrahydrodipicolinate synthase, chloroplastic yields MRSSEVKNRTSTGDITSLRVITAVKTPYLPDGRFDLEAYDSLINMQIEGGAEGVIVGGTTGEGHLMSWDEHIMLIGHTVNCFGTKIKVVGNTGSNSTREAIHATEQGFAVGMHAALHINPCYGKTSVEGLISHFEAVLPMGPTIIYNVPSRTGQDIPPAVIEAVSSFSNMAGVKECVGHERVKCYTDKGITIWSGNDDECHDSRWKYGATGLISVVSNLIPGLMRKLMYEGENTALNDKLLPLMKWLFCQPNPIALNTALAQLGVARPVFRLPYVPLPLEKRVEFVRIVESIGRENFVGQKEARVLDDDDFVLISRY; encoded by the exons ATGCGAAGTAGTGAAGTGAAAAATCG GACATCAACAGGTGATATCACTAGCCTCAGAGTAATAACAGCGGTTAAAACCCCTTATCTGCCGGATGGAAGATTTGATCTTGAAGCATATGATTCGCTGATAAACATGCAGATAGAAGGTGGTGCTGAAGGTGTAATAGTGGGAGGAACAACAGGAGAGGGCCACCTTATGAGCTGGGATGAACACATCATGCTTATTGGGCATACAGTTAACTGCTTTGGCACTAAAATTAAAGTGGTCGGCAACACAGGAAGTAACTCAACAAGGGAGGCTATTCACGCAACTGAGCAGGGATTCGCTGTAGGTATGCACGCGGCTCTCCACATCAATCCTTGCTACGGGAAGACCTCCGTCGAAGGGTTGATCTCCCATTTTGAGGCTGTTCTCCCAATGGGTCCAACCATCATTTACAATGTGCCATCCAGGACTGGCCAGGATATTCCTCCTGCTGTTATTGAGGCGGTTTCAAGTTTTTCAAACATGGCAGGTGTCAAAGAATGTGTTGGACATGAGAGGGTTAAGTGCTATACTGACAAAGGTATAACCATATGGAGTGGTAATGATGATGAATGCCATGATTCTAGGTGGAAATATGGTGCCACTGGACTCATTTCTGTAGTCAGCAACCTTATTCCCGGTCTCATGCGTAAGCTCATGTACGAAGGGGAGAATACAGCGCTCAATGATAAGCTACTTCCTCTGATGAAATGGTTGTTTTGCCAGCCTAATCCGATTGCGCTCAACACCGCCCTGGCTCAGCTTGGAGTGGCAAGGCCCGTTTTCAGATTACCTTATGTACCTCTCCCCCTTGAAAAGAGGGTTGAGTTCGTCCGAATTGTCGAATCCATTGGACGGGAAAATTTTGTGGGTCAGAAAGAAGCAAGGGttcttgatgatgatgattttgtgTTGATCAGTAGgtattaa
- the LOC127771190 gene encoding guard cell S-type anion channel SLAC1, with protein MAAKPSSSASSTGGHHTVDIRAAQAQPEDARQSAMSGPINIRGERRPPPMQRAFSRQVSLGSGVTVLGMDKVGKNGGRGQQRALPRSGKSLGVLNHTGAVGQAAAGDGAARRGDFSMFRTKSTLSKQNSLLPSRIREPDLELPPHVEGPSVGRQGGEDPLNKSVPAGRYFAALRGPELDEVRDYEDILLPKDEVWPFLLRFPVGCFGVCLGLGSQAILWGALAASPAMRFLHVTPMINVALWLLALAVLVAVSVTYALKCVFYFEAIRREYFHPVRVNFFFAPSIAAMFLTIGLPRAVAPERLHPAVWCAFVAPLFALELKIYGQWLSGGKRRLCKVANPSSHLSVVGNFVGAILAARVGWAEAGKFLWAIGVAHYIVVFVTLYQRLPTNEALPKELHPVYSMFIATPSAASLAWAAIYGSFDAVARTFFFMALFLYMSLVVRINFFRGFRFSIAWWSYTFPMTTASLATVKYAEAEPCFTSRALALSLSLMSTTMVSLLLVSTLLHAFVWRSLFPNDLAIAITKDRQNGAFKPHGKGRKAGKRVYDIKRWAKQAPLSLVSSITKSNSADKEEEEKTE; from the exons ATGGCAGCCAAgccgtcctcgtcggcgtcgtcgacggGCGGCCACCACACGGTGGACATCCgcgcggcgcaggcgcagcCCGAGGACGCGAGGCAGTCGGCGATGAGCGGGCCGATCAACATCCGCGGCgagcggaggccgccgccgatgcaGCGGGCGTTCAGCCGGCAGGTCTCCCTCGGCAGCGGCGTGACGGTGCTGGGCATGGACAAGGTGGGCAAGAACGGCGGCCGGGGGCAGCAGCGTGCGCTCCCGCGCAGCGGCAAGAGCCTCGGGGTGCTCAACCACACCGGCGCCGTCggccaggccgccgccggcgacggcgcggcacgCAGGGGAGACTTCAGCATGTTCCGGACGAAGTCGACGCTGAGCAAGCAGAACTCGCTGCTGCCGTCGAGGATCAGGGAGCCCGACCTCGAGCTGCCGCCGCACGTCGAGGGCCCCTCCGTCGGCAGGCAGGGCGGCGAGGACCCTCTCAACAAGAGCGTCCCCGCCGGCCGGTACTTCGCCGCGCTCCGCGGCCCAGAGCTCGACGAAGTCCGC GACTACGAGGACATCCTGCTGCCGAAGGACGAGGTGTGGCCGTTCTTGCTGCGGTTTCCGGTCGGCTGCTTCGGTGTCTGCTTGGGGCTCGGCAGCCAGGCCATCCTGTGGGGCGCGCTGGCGGCGAGCCCGGCGATGAGGTTCCTGCACGTCACGCCGATGATCAACGTCGCGCTGTGGCTGCTCGCGCTCGCCGTGCTCGTCGCCGTGTCCGTCACCTACGCGCTCAAGTGCGTCTTCTACTTCGAGGCCATCCGCCGCGAGTACTTCCACCCGGTGCGCGTCAACTTCTTCTTCGCGCCGTCGATCGCCGCCATGTTCCTCACCATCGGCCTGCCGCGCGCCGTGGCGCCGGAGAGGTTGCACCCGGCCGTCTGGTGCGCGTTCGTCGCGCCGCTGTTCGCGCTCGAGCTCAAGATCTACGGGCAGTGGCTCTCCGGCGGCAAGCGGAGGCTGTGCAAGGTGGCCAACCCGTCGTCCCACCTCTCGGTGGTGGGCAACTTCGTCGGGGCCATCCTGGCGGCGAGGGTCGGTTGGGCGGAGGCCGGCAAGTTCCTCTGGGCCATCGGCGTCGCGCACTACATCGTGGTGTTCGTCACGCTGTACCAGCGGCTGCCGACCAACGAGGCGCTGCCCAAGGAGCTCCACCCGGTGTACTCCATGTTCATCGccacgccgtcggcggcgagcctCGCGTGGGCGGCGATCTACGGCAGCTTCGACGCCGTGGCGCGCACCTTCTTCTTCATGGCGCTCTTCCTGTACATGTCCCTCGTCGTTCGCATCAACTTCTTCCGCGGCTTCCG GTTCTCGATCGCGTGGTGGTCGTACACGTTCCCGATGACGACGGCGTCGCTGGCCACCGTCAAGTACGCGGAGGCGGAGCCGTGCTTCACCAGCAGGGCGCTCGCGCTGAGCCTCTCCCTCATGTCGACGACGATGGTGTCGCTGCTGCTCGTGTCGACGCTCCTGCACGCGTTCGTCTGGAGGTCGCTGTTCCCCAACGACCTGGCCATCGCCATCACCAAGGACAGGCAAAACGGCGCGTTCAAGCCGCACGGCAAAGGGAGGAAGGCCGGCAAGAGGGTGTACGACATCAAGCGATGGGCGAAGCAGGCGCCGCTCTCGCTCGTGTCGTCCATCACCAAGAGCAACTCGGCGGacaaggaagaagaggagaaaacAGAATGA
- the LOC127771189 gene encoding uncharacterized protein LOC127771189, which produces MAAASPESRPPRSLFDLPADFFDSSSLLGSHPSSAPSAAEPSESIRPAAAPPLSQPSEAPGLRWTCNTCASEFESLQEQREHFKSDLHRLNVKLSIAGKTIIKEDDLDKADPDSLFDDLEVSSVSGSEDELENGPASDHGLSAKDKGEFRKKLYFRCHSGDTVSIWRCILLKEHEEPVFNSKSGQTESHGSTPFVQEDEMLNRVKNLTSEPRDASRLRIILLTSGGHFAGCVFDGNSVIAHKTFHRYVVRAKAGKRQSGKDATGKVAHSAGSSLRRYNEAALKKEIQELIASWKSYFDLCVCVFMYAPSKNRQMLFDGDKTQSVLQACDIRPIPLTVHRPTLKEAKRLYTNLTQLCYEMECLSTDEPHVVDVTSFEQSKEAKQKKIMDSEESISVSSLSLDLPNKHEGASIHPSNNETTPLHEAAKSGNAQQTLELLEQGLDPCIKDARGKTPYLLASDKEVRNTFRRFMALNLDKWDWHAADVPSALTKEMEESQAAKQAEKDAKKKARAKELKKLKKAREKEKEKEKEKAQASQSQRTQTNVRGTSAGQMANATASMPGLKQKHQLPQPTALSKEEERQRKLAEEREKRAAAAERRFAALAAQSSSTSGTAAAEHPPQRAAAADDTSCSCCFSSLVGKVPFHRYNYKYCSTTCMHLHSEMLEDD; this is translated from the exons atggcggcggcctcgccggagaGCAGGCCTCCTCGCTCGCTCTTCGACCTCCCCGCGGACTTCTTCGATTCTTCTTCCCTCCTCGGATCCCACCCTTCCTCGGCCCCCTCTGCGGCGGAACCGTCCGAGTCcatccggccggcggcggccccgcCTCTATCGCAGCCGTCGGAGGCTCCGGGGTTGAGGTGGACATGCAACACCTGCGCCTCTGAATTCGAGTCGCTGCAGGAACAGCGCGAGCACTTCAAGTCTGATCTCCATCGCCTCAAC GTCAAGCTGAGCATTGCTGGTAAAACTATTATCAAGGAAGATGACTTAGACAAAGCAGATCCCGATTCTCTGTTCGATGATTTGGAGGTATCTAGTGTATCTGGATCAGAGGATGAACTTGAAAATGGGCCTGCATCAGATCATGGTCTCTCAGCCAAAGACAAGGGAGAATTCAGGAAGAAACTTTATTTTCGCTGTCATTCTGGTGACACAGTTTCTATCTGGAGATGCATACTGTTGAAAGAACATGAAGAGCCAGTTTTCAATAGCAAGTCTGGTCAGACAGAAAGTCATGGATCTACACCATTTGTACAAGAGGATGAAATGCTAAATAGAGTGAAGAATTTGACATCTGAGCCTCGTGATGCATCACGTTTGAGGATCATTCTACTAACAAGTGGTGGACATTTTGCTGGATGTGTTTTTGATGGAAACTCAGTCATAGCCCATAAAACATTTCATAG GTATGTTGTAAGGGCAAAGGCTGGAAAGAGGCAGTCTGGGAAAGATGCTACTGGGAAGGTTGCACATTCAGCAGGCTCATCTCTTCGCCGTTATAATGAAGCAGCATTGAAAAAG GAAATTCAAGAATTAATAGCTTCTTGGAAGTCATACTTTGACCTTTGTGTCTGTGTCTTTATGTATGCTCCGTCAAAGAACCGTCAAATGCTCTTTGATGGGGATAAGACTCAGTCGGTATTGCAGGCTTGTGATATTCGTCCAATCCCATTGACTGTTCATCGGCCCACCTTGAAGGAAGCAAAACGGTTATATACTAACCTAACACAGCTCTGTTATGAGATGGAATGCTTGAGTACGGATGAACCCCATGTAGTGGATGTGACAAGTTTTGAACAAAGTAAAGAGGCaaagcagaaaaaaattatggaTTCCGAGGAATCTATTTCTGTCTCGTCCTTAAGTTTGGACTTGCCAAATAAGCACGAAGGGGCATCCATACATCCATCTAATAATGAAACAACGCCTCTTCACGAAGCAGCAAAGTCTGGCAATGCTCAGCAAACACTGGAGTTGCTTGAGCAGGGTTTGGATCCTTGTATTAAAGATGCAAGAGGAAAAACACCTTACTTGCTGGCTTCGGACAAAGAAGTTAGAAATACATTCAGAAGATTTATGGCACTCAACCTAGACAAATGGGATTGGCATGCGGCTGATGTGCCTAGTGCACTAACAAAGGAAATGGAAGAATCACAAGCTGCAAAGCAG GCAGAGAAAGATGCCAAGAAGAAGGCAAGAGCAAAGGAACTGAAGAAATTGAAGAAagcaagagaaaaggaaaaggagaaagaaaaagaaaag GCACAAGCATCACAGTCCCAAAGGACCCAAACTAATGTAAGAGGCACTTCAGCTGGTCAAATGGCCAATGCAACTGCTTCTATGCCAGGCCTGAAACAAAAGCATCAGCTGCCCCAGCCTACGGCACTTTCGAAAGAG GAGGAACGACAAAGGAAACTCGCcgaggaaagagagaaaagagcagcCGCAGCCGAAAGAAGATTTGCGGCTCTGGCGGCACAATCAAGTAGCACATCagggacagcagcagcagaacatCCCCCACAGAGAGCAGCCGCGGCAGACGATACTTCTTGTTCGTGCTGTTTTTCTTCCTTGGTCGGCAAAGTACCATTCCACAGGTACAATTACAAGTACTGCAGCACCACATGTATGCATCTTCATTCAGAAATGCTGGAAGATGATTGA
- the LOC127771542 gene encoding growth-regulating factor 12, protein MLAEGRQVYSPPPPPPPSKLPRLSGTDPTDGVVTMAAPSPLVLGLRLGLGGSGSDSSGSDAEASAATVREARPPSALTFMQRQELEHQVLIYRYFAAGAPVPVHLVLPIWKSIAAASSFGPQSFPSLTGLGSLCFDYRSSMEPEPGRCRRTDGKKWRCSRDVVPGHKYCERHVHRGRGRSRKPMEASAAVAPTYLPVRPALHTVATLATSAPSLSHLGFSSASKVLLAHTTTGTTRAT, encoded by the exons ATGTTGGCCGAGGGAAGGCAAGtctactcgccgccgccgccgccgccgccgtccaagcTTCCTCGTCTCTCCGGCACCGATCCAACCGACG GCGTGGTGACGATggcagcgccgtcgccgctggtTCTTGGGCTGCGTCTCGGCctgggcggcagcggcagcgacagCAGTGGGAGCGACGCGGAAGCGTCTGCGGCCACCGTGCGGGAggcgcggccgccgtcggcgcTGACGTTCATGCAGCGGCAGGAGCTGGAGCACCAGGTGCTCATCTACCGCtacttcgccgccggcgcgcctgTGCCGGTTCACCTCGTGCTGCCCATATGGAagagcatcgccgccgcctcctcgttcGGCCCGCAAAGCTTTCCCTCCC TGACGGGCCTGGGGAGCCTGTGCTTCGACTACAGGAGCAGCATGGAGCCGGAGCCGGGGCGGTGCCGGCGCACGGACGGCAAGAAGTGGCGGTGCTCGCGCGACGTGGTGCCGGGGCACAAGTATTGCGAGCGGCACGTCCACCGTGGCCGCGGCCGTTCAAGAAAGCCTATGGAAGCCTCTGCAGCAGTCGCTCCCACATATCTCCCGGTCCGGCCGGCACTCCAcaccgtcgccaccctcgccaccAGCGCGCCATCGCTGTCGCACCTCGGCTTCTCCTCCGCCAGCAAAGTGCTCCTCGCCCACACCACCACCGGCACCACGCGCGCTACTTGA